A single window of Terriglobales bacterium DNA harbors:
- the rplU gene encoding 50S ribosomal protein L21, whose translation MYAVIRAGGKQYRVAPGDVIRIEKTEAEKSGHLEFTDVLAVSAEAGQIGRPQGEGARVLGHIVEQGRADKILVFHYKRKKQYKKLAGHRQPFTAVRITEIAFDGHTFTAPELPAKKEKKARPAVHAEPKAHKPEHKAEHKPEHKAHEKKAAPHKGEQKAAKPAKHSDKKSDSKHKKK comes from the coding sequence ATGTACGCGGTCATCCGCGCCGGGGGGAAGCAGTACCGGGTCGCCCCTGGAGACGTAATCCGTATCGAGAAGACGGAGGCGGAGAAGTCCGGCCATCTGGAGTTCACGGATGTGCTGGCGGTCTCTGCCGAGGCGGGCCAGATCGGGCGGCCGCAGGGCGAGGGCGCGCGCGTGCTGGGGCACATCGTGGAGCAGGGCCGCGCCGACAAGATCCTGGTCTTCCACTACAAGCGCAAGAAACAGTACAAGAAGCTCGCCGGACACCGCCAGCCGTTCACCGCGGTGCGCATCACCGAGATCGCCTTCGACGGGCACACGTTCACCGCGCCCGAGCTGCCCGCAAAGAAGGAAAAGAAGGCCCGCCCGGCCGTGCACGCCGAGCCCAAGGCCCACAAGCCCGAGCACAAGGCGGAGCATAAGCCCGAGCACAAGGCGCACGAGAAGAAGGCCGCTCCCCACAAGGGTGAGCAGAAGGCGGCGAAGCCGGCCAAGCACTCGGACAAGAAATCGGATTCGAAGCATAAGAAGAAGTGA
- a CDS encoding cupin domain-containing protein yields the protein MFASPPLSGRRNPTTKATGKDANPRPSAVSFCMPKVTLSEKFAQFTEHWSPKIVGEVNDSYVKLVKFQGEFVWHHHQHEDELFLVVEGGFTMRLRVGDVELKAGDFYIVPRGVEHCPVAREEAHVLLLEPKTTLNTGNVQNERTVPVLDRL from the coding sequence ATGTTCGCCTCTCCCCCGCTCTCCGGGCGGCGCAATCCTACCACCAAGGCCACCGGAAAGGACGCGAATCCACGCCCATCCGCGGTAAGCTTCTGCATGCCCAAAGTCACGCTTTCCGAGAAGTTCGCGCAGTTCACCGAGCACTGGTCGCCCAAGATCGTGGGCGAGGTCAACGACTCCTACGTCAAGCTGGTGAAGTTCCAGGGCGAGTTCGTCTGGCACCACCACCAGCACGAGGACGAGCTCTTCCTGGTGGTCGAAGGCGGCTTCACCATGCGCCTGCGCGTCGGCGACGTGGAGCTGAAGGCGGGCGACTTCTACATCGTGCCGCGCGGCGTGGAGCACTGTCCCGTGGCCCGGGAGGAGGCGCACGTGCTGCTGCTCGAGCCCAAGACCACGCTCAACACCGGCAACGTGCAGAACGAGCGCACCGTCCCTGTGCTCGACCGCCTGTAG
- the rpmA gene encoding 50S ribosomal protein L27 produces MAHKKGLGSSRNGRDSNAQRLGIKAFGGQLISGGTIIVRQRGTRLKPGLNVGRGKDDTLFAKVTGILKFVDRGSMGKFVTVAPVPEPAKA; encoded by the coding sequence ATGGCACATAAAAAAGGTCTAGGCAGCTCCCGAAACGGTCGCGACTCCAACGCGCAGCGGCTGGGAATCAAGGCTTTCGGCGGACAACTGATCTCCGGCGGCACCATCATCGTGCGGCAGCGCGGTACGCGTCTGAAGCCCGGGCTGAACGTCGGCCGCGGCAAGGACGACACCCTGTTCGCCAAGGTCACCGGCATCCTCAAGTTCGTGGACCGGGGCTCGATGGGAAAGTTCGTCACCGTCGCTCCGGTTCCCGAACCCGCCAAGGCGTAA
- a CDS encoding NfeD family protein: MDWWIWVILGFVLLAAEMVSAGLFLIFFGVGGIVVGGLVRFHVIEAAWMQWLAFSVVSLGSMALLRKPLQHRLKINVRKDQDTMLGERAVATEEIAAGAIGKVEMRGSTWQARNLGDSPVKSGQGCKVEKVEGITLLVRGE, encoded by the coding sequence ATGGATTGGTGGATATGGGTGATCCTGGGGTTCGTGCTGCTGGCGGCGGAGATGGTCAGCGCCGGGCTCTTCCTGATCTTCTTCGGCGTGGGCGGGATCGTGGTGGGGGGGCTGGTGCGCTTCCACGTGATCGAGGCAGCCTGGATGCAGTGGCTGGCCTTCTCGGTGGTCTCGCTGGGCTCCATGGCGCTGTTGCGCAAGCCGCTGCAGCACCGGCTGAAGATCAACGTGCGCAAGGACCAGGACACCATGCTGGGCGAGCGCGCCGTGGCCACGGAAGAGATCGCCGCCGGCGCCATCGGGAAGGTGGAGATGCGCGGCTCCACTTGGCAGGCGCGCAACCTGGGCGATTCGCCGGTGAAGTCCGGCCAGGGCTGCAAGGTCGAAAAGGTGGAAGGCATCACGCTTTTGGTGCGTGGAGAGTAG